The sequence TCAGGATGAGCTGATGATTCTTTTAAAAGCTGGAAGTTCTCAGAGAATCTGCAACTTTCTGCCTTTTTAACAGCTTGGAGTCTGTAGCATCCTAATTCCCAAGAAGAGGATCGTATAATGGAGCAGAGGTCCCTTCTCACCCTCATGCACTTAGACTGCcctagaggctcagagaagtcagtgGCACTGCTCACAGCACGGCCGGAGGATGCAAAGTCGGGATGGGGGCCTAGATGGATCTTAGCTGAGCTCTTTGCGCATTTTAGCATCTTGAacatttggttttctctctgtggAGGTTGAAGGGGATGCTGATGCCTGGCTGAGTTTTGCTTTTTCCCATTCCTGACTCCCTGGTTGGGCCTCTCCCTGCCTGAGAGTTGTAACCCTTCGGCCTTCCTTCCTGCTGCCCCATCCCTTTAGGAACGGCTGGCCCAGTGCCAGGACCAGAGTAGTCGGCATGCTGCTGAGCTGCGGGATTTCAAGAACAAGATGCTGCCGCTGTTGGAGGTGGCCGAGAAGGAGCGGGAGGCACTCAGAACTGAGGCTGACACCATCTCTGGGAGAGTGGACCGTCTGGAGCGGGAAGTGGACTATCTGGAGACCCAGAACCCAGCCCTACCCTGTGTAGAGGTTGATGAGAAGGTGACTGGAGGCCCTGGGGCCAAAGGCAAGGGCAGAAGAAACGAGAAGTACGATATGGTGACAGGTAAGCAATCTGAAACAGACCCCTGTATTCTTCCTTGGTTCTTCCCCTTTTTTCTCCTTATCCCAGTCCATTTGGCTCTGTCTTCTAGAATCTGTTttagggaaatctctgtactatGAGGTTCATTAAGGAGAGTTTCTGGGGACCCAGGCCTCTGTGGTGCTCTTTGCCCCAATCCTCCATGAGAGTGGAGGTGTCCACTGGGCAAAGGCCCAACTGTTCTCCAAATAGCCCACCCTGGGGGGTTCCTGCAGTGAGCATCTAACTCTTGCCTGTTTTTCCTTGTCCTGtgcttttctcctttcccaccagacTGTGGCTACACAATCTCTCAGGTGAGATCAATGAAGATCCTGAAGCGGTTTGGTGGCCCAGCTGGTCTGTGGACCAAGGATCCACTGGGGCCAGCAGAGAAGATCTACGTGTTAGATGGGACCCAGAATGACACAGCCTTTGTCTTCCCAAGGCTGCGTGACTTCACACTTGCCATGGCTGCCCGGAAAGCTTCCCGAGTCCGGGTGCCCTTCCCCTGGGTAGGCACGGGCCAGCTGGTATATGGTGGCTTTCTTTACTATGCCCGGAGGCCCCCTGGAGGACCTGGAGGGGGCGGTGAGTTGGAGAACACTTTGCAGCTCATCAAATTCCACCTGGCAAACCGAACAGTGGTGGACAGTTCAGTATTCCCAGCAGAGGGTTTGATCCCCCCGTACGGGCTGACGGCAGACACGTACATAGACCTGGCGGCTGATGAGGAGGGCCTTTGGGCTGTCTATGCCACCCGGGAGGACGACAGGCACTTGTGTCTGGCCAAGTTAGACCCGCAGACACTGGACACAGAGCAGCAGTGGGACACACCATGTCCCAGAGAGAATGCTGAGGCTGCCTTTGTCATCTGTGGGACCCTATACGTTGTTTATAATACCCGCCCTGCCAGTCGGGCCCGCATTCAGTGCTCCTTTGATGCCAGTGGCACCCTGACCCCTGAAAGAGCAGCACTCCCTTATTTCCCCCGCCGATATGGTGCCCACGCCAGCCTCCGCTATAACCCCCGAGAGCGCCAGCTTTATGCCTGGGATGATGGCTACCAGATTGTCTATAAGCTGGagatgaggaagaaagaggaagaagtttGAGGGAGCTAGTCTTGTGTTTTGAATCTCTTTCACCTCCATACATTTATATCCCGACTAAATTTCCTGCTCGTCATTCAGGGCAAGTTGTGATTCACATCTCATATTTTCAGCCAATGGAAGCCAAATTCTCATTGCCCCTTCATTTCACATGGGACTCCAGATCTCGAGGAATCCTTTTAGAGCTAAAAGAGAGAAAGCCCTAAATGTTCACTCCTCTCTTGCCCCATGTCAGCAGATTTCAGGCCGATGAAAGATGAGCCAGTTCCAGAGCTCTGACCCTTATACATATGGAGGCGACCCTAGTGAACAGGCAACAGAATATTTCTTGCCTCAGTGCGAGtcaggggagagagagggctAGGAGGAGATGTTAgactctgccctctctcccttctcccttcagtGCCCTAGAGGATGGGACTCGTTCTGTACTGCAGCGTTTTGCATTAAAAGGAAAATCCACTGCTCCTTGCCTGTGTTTGTTTGGGGTAGCCCTCAGATCAGATTTCTCCCCGTGATCGTCCATCTTCTCCTCTGCCACATCCCCGCTCCTTAAGCCGCATTAGGGACTTGGCTGGGCTCCCTTGCCTAGCGAGAGGGGCTTCTCCAGTTTCAGACTTCACTGGGAGGTGCCTGGGGAGGCGGCAGAATCCCAGCACTTCCAGAGGCTGGGGCAAAAGCCCCCGGTGCCCACCGTCCTCCACAGCAGCCCTCCCAGAACCACCAGCGGCACCACGCCTCCGGCTGTGAGACTGGGGCCCAGGGGCACAGCTTCCAATTCCAATTCTCCGAGGTTTTGATGCAGACAGTGGGGTTTAGTCGAATGTGGAAACCAGAGCCCTGAATGCGT comes from Delphinus delphis chromosome 1, mDelDel1.2, whole genome shotgun sequence and encodes:
- the OLFML3 gene encoding olfactomedin-like protein 3 encodes the protein MGPRTPLLILFLLSWSGPLRGQQHHLVEYMERRLAALEERLAQCQDQSSRHAAELRDFKNKMLPLLEVAEKEREALRTEADTISGRVDRLEREVDYLETQNPALPCVEVDEKVTGGPGAKGKGRRNEKYDMVTDCGYTISQVRSMKILKRFGGPAGLWTKDPLGPAEKIYVLDGTQNDTAFVFPRLRDFTLAMAARKASRVRVPFPWVGTGQLVYGGFLYYARRPPGGPGGGGELENTLQLIKFHLANRTVVDSSVFPAEGLIPPYGLTADTYIDLAADEEGLWAVYATREDDRHLCLAKLDPQTLDTEQQWDTPCPRENAEAAFVICGTLYVVYNTRPASRARIQCSFDASGTLTPERAALPYFPRRYGAHASLRYNPRERQLYAWDDGYQIVYKLEMRKKEEEV